In Penaeus monodon isolate SGIC_2016 chromosome 7, NSTDA_Pmon_1, whole genome shotgun sequence, the following are encoded in one genomic region:
- the LOC119575587 gene encoding LOW QUALITY PROTEIN: protein Star-like (The sequence of the model RefSeq protein was modified relative to this genomic sequence to represent the inferred CDS: inserted 1 base in 1 codon), whose product MEADRHLIASSVTAVFRIVWFPKALPQKLHDIQGEGTRGKHAYRQTHRAGQSRGYSTILSLNDFPSASQLIPSTVPDSGREVREAPEPPLTTNVTPVIIEDPNDRDFEGVVDDDPELISYIRQFKLHPPATHENYNLRDPQKVDYSRYKQSAKIDKILKNMTSGFFVEVNAGDGEYKSQSLFFELQRNWTGLLAEPDVAEFAEMKTKNRRAFSINACVSLSPTCTNKNFAIQNKTYHRSARKFMRIQCFPLYSLLLALNRTTIDLLSLSVGGDELKVLRTIPWHKMQIRLLEVQVDDXPEGEEAVEDLMAKVGYTYLGRCWVDRVFVKTELLDTVHRILTY is encoded by the exons ATggaggccgacagacatctcatagccagctcagtcacagctgtATTCCGCATTGTGTGGTTCCCTAAGGCTTTGCCccaaaagcttcatg ATATACAAGGAGAGGGGACGCGAGGCAAACatgcatacagacaaacacaccgcGCCGGTCAAAGCAGAGGTTACAGCACAATTCTGTCACTCAACGATTTTCCTTCTGCGAGCCAGCTAATCCCCTCTACCGTCCCAGACTCTGGCCGCGAGGTTCGAGAGGCACCGGAGCCCCCACTGACCACCAACGTCACCCCGGTTATCATAGAAGATCCGAACGATAGGGACTTCGAGGGAGTCGTGGATGACGACCCAGAACTCATATCGTACATCCGGCAATTCAAGCTGCATCCTCCGGCCACTCATGAAAATTACAATCTTAGAGATCCTCAAAAGGTTGATTATTCGCGATACAAGCAATCGGCAAAGATTGATAAGATCCTCAAGAATATG ACAAGTGGATTCTTCGTTGAGGTCAACGCCGGCGACGGCGAATACAAGAGCCAGAGCCTGTTCTTCGAGCTGCAGCGCAACTGGACCGGGCTGCTGGCTGAGCCAGATGTGGCGGAGTTTGCCGAAATGAAGACCAAGAACAGGAGGGCCTTCTCAATCAATGCATGTGTCTCGCTCTCGCCCACATGCACGAATAAGAATTTTGc GATCCAAAACAAGACCTATCACAGAAGCGCCAGAAAGTTCATGAGGATCCAGTGTTTTCCCCTTTACTCGCTCCTGCTTGCTCTCAACAGAACCACGATCGACCTGCTTTCACTCTCAGTAGGCGGGGATGAGCTGAAG GTTCTGCGAACAATCCCGTGGCACAAAATGCAGATCCGCCTTCTGGAGGTGCAGGTCGACG ATCCGGAGGGCGAGGAGGCCGTCGAGGATTTAATGGCAAAGGTCGGGTACACTTACCTCGGCCGGTGCTGGGTCGACCGCGTGTTCGTAAAAACGGAACTGCTCGACACGGTGCACAGGATTTTGACATATTGA